From one Bombus affinis isolate iyBomAffi1 chromosome 9, iyBomAffi1.2, whole genome shotgun sequence genomic stretch:
- the LOC126919962 gene encoding nucleolin-like, whose protein sequence is MKKTKDVSDEDEYSADDPEEVEGASEEEWTPEAGAESGAKKRPQREAAKKRQHSEEEEDEEEEEDEEDDDEEDDESDSDTGKKPKRKRRSKKEEDEKEDEDEEDSDDNSFNESSGETPKDFTSGAFVVAKADIGGNTDPTLWRIDGKALLQKFLPFKEDGKTLYKSTSTYSGWSVNNKDKYLAAQVTFKVQSRTETIVELHLDQHQQEVVKEEKED, encoded by the exons ATGAAGAAAACGAAGGACGTATCAGACGAGGATGAATATTCCGCAGATGATccggaagaagtagaaggagcCTCTGAAGAAGAGTGGACTCCTGAAGCCGGAGCTGAG agTGGTGCTAAAAAGAGGCCACAAAGGGAAGCTGCTAAAAAGCGGCAACActcagaagaagaagaagatgaagaagaagaagaagatgaggAAGATGATGATGAAGAGGATGACGAATCTGATTCAGATACAGGAAAGAAACCTAAAAGAAAAAGGCGGTCtaagaaagaagaagatgaaaaggaagacgaagacgaagaagacTCCGATGATAATAGCTTCAATGAATCATCGGGAGAAACACCAAAAGATTTTACC TCTGGTGCATTTGTTGTGGCAAAAGCTGACATCGGTGGAAATACGGATCCAACATTGTGGAGGATAGATGGGAAGGCATTACTTCAAAAGTTTCTACCATTCAAAGAAGATGggaaaacgttatataaaagCACATCGACG taTTCTGGATGGTCAGTAAATAACAAAGATAAATACTTAGCAGCCCAAGTAACTTTCAAAGTGCAAAGTAGAACAGAAACCATTGTTGAACTTCACCTTGATCAGCATCAACAAGAAGTTGTAAA agaagaaaaagaagactaA
- the LOC126919942 gene encoding dipeptidase 1-like isoform X2, which translates to MRKLPNGDAIHHTKDSVVSTSFDKNKDLPRENRRDVLRKWIVMIGFFFLGCALVAGVGLPLALELRSSHLLEARLQVVRRMLSEVPLIDGHNDFAWNLRKHRGNTKLKDFPFDENLSRNISWGSQWQTDLVRLRQGIVGGQFWSVYVPCEAQFLDAVQLTLEQIDVVRRLTSRYPKKIRMVTSSKELEKAHKDDVIGSLVGIEGGHSIGTSMAVLRSFHQLGARYMTLTHKCNTPWADSCSVEDSNSDARLDFHSDGLSVFGRAVVKELNRLGMLVDLSHVSVRTMRHALAMSKAPVIFSHSAARALCNSSSNVPDDILRNLSVNGGLVMVSFDSAHLNCGDKASMYDVIAHINHIRRIAGVNHVGLGAGYDGISNPPIELPDVSGYPLLLAELTRDRRWSALDIKKLVGGNLLRVLKEVENHATIMSHQSPAEELIPQELIEDTAYCRYQDT; encoded by the exons ATGAGAAAACTGCCAAACGGTGATGCGATACACCATACGAAGGATTCAGTTGTTTCCACCTCTTTCGATAAGAATAAAGATCTACCAAGGGAAAACA GACGGGACGTGTTAAGGAAATGGATAGTGATGATTGGTTTCTTTTTCCTTGGATGCGCCTTGGTCGCAGGCGTTGGATTACCTTTAGCTTTGGAACTACGAAGCTCGCATTTATTGGAAGCTAGACTTCAAGTTGTAAGACGAATGCTCTCCGAAGTACCTTTGATCGATGG GCACAATGATTTCGCATGGAATCTGCGAAAACATCGGGGAAACACAAAGTTGAAAGACTTTCCTTTCGACGAGAACTTGTCGCGAAACATAAGTTGGGGCTCTCAGTGGCAAACCGATTTGGTGCGGTTACGGCAAGGTATCGTGGGCGGGCAATTCTGGTCCGTTTATGTTCCGTGCGAAGCACAATTTCTTGACGCGGTGCAACTCACCCTGGAACAGATAGACGTAGTACGTAGGCTAACTTCGAGATATCCAAAGAAAATAAGAATGGTAACGAGTAGCAAAGAGCTTGAAAAAGCGCACAAGGATGACGTGATTGGGAGTTTGGTAGGAATCGAAGGTGGTCACAGCATTGGCACATCCATGGCTGTGCTAAGAAGTTTTCATCAACTGGGAGCTCGCTACATGACCCTGACACATAAATGCAATACTCCATG GGCTGATTCGTGTTCGGTAGAAGATTCAAATTCGGATGCGCGATTGGATTTTCACAGCGATGGATTATCGGTATTCGGCAGAGCGGTAGTAAAAGAATTGAATCGATTAGGAATGCTTGTAGATTTGTCTCATGTTTCGGTAAGGACCATGAGACATGCACTGGCGATGAGTAAAGCACCAGTGATATTTTCTCATAGCGCGGCCAGAGCTCTCTGTAATTCGTCCAGCAACGTTCCAGACGACATACTTCGTAATTTG TCAGTGAATGGAGGTCTGGTTATGGTAAGCTTTGACAGCGCGCATTTGAACTGCGGCGATAAAGCTTCTATGTATGACGTGATAG CTCACATCAATCATATCAGACGAATAGCTGGCGTTAACCACGTGGGTCTTGGAGCCGGTTACGATGGTATATCGAA TCCGCCGATTGAACTGCCAGACGTTTCTGGTTATCCTTTGCTACTGGCTGAATTGACCAGAGATAGAAGATGGTCAGCTTTGGACATCAAGAAATTGGTGGGCGGAAATTTATTAAGAGTGTTGAAAGAAGTGGAAAATCATGCGACGATCATGTCCCATCAATCTCCAGCGGAAGAGTTGATTCCTCAGGAGTTGATAGAGGATACTGCCTACTGTAGATATCAGGACACTTAG
- the LOC126919942 gene encoding dipeptidase 1-like isoform X1 — protein sequence MRVGACVNILEHRTLPLIFTEGRTQCTDGTSDRGKKIKMFELYGVNKDGMVYRSPPPRRKEVDILETCLQLSSPELMRKLPNGDAIHHTKDSVVSTSFDKNKDLPRENRRDVLRKWIVMIGFFFLGCALVAGVGLPLALELRSSHLLEARLQVVRRMLSEVPLIDGHNDFAWNLRKHRGNTKLKDFPFDENLSRNISWGSQWQTDLVRLRQGIVGGQFWSVYVPCEAQFLDAVQLTLEQIDVVRRLTSRYPKKIRMVTSSKELEKAHKDDVIGSLVGIEGGHSIGTSMAVLRSFHQLGARYMTLTHKCNTPWADSCSVEDSNSDARLDFHSDGLSVFGRAVVKELNRLGMLVDLSHVSVRTMRHALAMSKAPVIFSHSAARALCNSSSNVPDDILRNLSVNGGLVMVSFDSAHLNCGDKASMYDVIAHINHIRRIAGVNHVGLGAGYDGISNPPIELPDVSGYPLLLAELTRDRRWSALDIKKLVGGNLLRVLKEVENHATIMSHQSPAEELIPQELIEDTAYCRYQDT from the exons ATGAGAGTTGGCGCATGCGTTAATATTTTAGAGCATAGGACGCTCCCTTTGATATTTACGGAGGGAAGAACTCAATGTACAGACGGAACAAGCGATCGTGGGAAGAAAATAAAGATGTTTGAGCTGTATGGTGTGAATAAAGATGGTATGGTTTATCGGTCACCACCACCGAGAAGAAAAGAAGTTGATATATTAGAG ACTTGCTTACAATTATCGTCTCCCGAGTTAATGAGAAAACTGCCAAACGGTGATGCGATACACCATACGAAGGATTCAGTTGTTTCCACCTCTTTCGATAAGAATAAAGATCTACCAAGGGAAAACA GACGGGACGTGTTAAGGAAATGGATAGTGATGATTGGTTTCTTTTTCCTTGGATGCGCCTTGGTCGCAGGCGTTGGATTACCTTTAGCTTTGGAACTACGAAGCTCGCATTTATTGGAAGCTAGACTTCAAGTTGTAAGACGAATGCTCTCCGAAGTACCTTTGATCGATGG GCACAATGATTTCGCATGGAATCTGCGAAAACATCGGGGAAACACAAAGTTGAAAGACTTTCCTTTCGACGAGAACTTGTCGCGAAACATAAGTTGGGGCTCTCAGTGGCAAACCGATTTGGTGCGGTTACGGCAAGGTATCGTGGGCGGGCAATTCTGGTCCGTTTATGTTCCGTGCGAAGCACAATTTCTTGACGCGGTGCAACTCACCCTGGAACAGATAGACGTAGTACGTAGGCTAACTTCGAGATATCCAAAGAAAATAAGAATGGTAACGAGTAGCAAAGAGCTTGAAAAAGCGCACAAGGATGACGTGATTGGGAGTTTGGTAGGAATCGAAGGTGGTCACAGCATTGGCACATCCATGGCTGTGCTAAGAAGTTTTCATCAACTGGGAGCTCGCTACATGACCCTGACACATAAATGCAATACTCCATG GGCTGATTCGTGTTCGGTAGAAGATTCAAATTCGGATGCGCGATTGGATTTTCACAGCGATGGATTATCGGTATTCGGCAGAGCGGTAGTAAAAGAATTGAATCGATTAGGAATGCTTGTAGATTTGTCTCATGTTTCGGTAAGGACCATGAGACATGCACTGGCGATGAGTAAAGCACCAGTGATATTTTCTCATAGCGCGGCCAGAGCTCTCTGTAATTCGTCCAGCAACGTTCCAGACGACATACTTCGTAATTTG TCAGTGAATGGAGGTCTGGTTATGGTAAGCTTTGACAGCGCGCATTTGAACTGCGGCGATAAAGCTTCTATGTATGACGTGATAG CTCACATCAATCATATCAGACGAATAGCTGGCGTTAACCACGTGGGTCTTGGAGCCGGTTACGATGGTATATCGAA TCCGCCGATTGAACTGCCAGACGTTTCTGGTTATCCTTTGCTACTGGCTGAATTGACCAGAGATAGAAGATGGTCAGCTTTGGACATCAAGAAATTGGTGGGCGGAAATTTATTAAGAGTGTTGAAAGAAGTGGAAAATCATGCGACGATCATGTCCCATCAATCTCCAGCGGAAGAGTTGATTCCTCAGGAGTTGATAGAGGATACTGCCTACTGTAGATATCAGGACACTTAG